DNA sequence from the Chitinispirillales bacterium ANBcel5 genome:
TTTACCGAAAAATCCGAAAAGTCACTTATATAAAATTTCTGATCCCCCGATCTCCATGGGGCATATATTTTGTTTGCTTCTGCACCGTCAAGTTCTGAAATAAAATCTATGGTTTCAAGCAGACTCACAGCGTTCTGTGGACCTCCGCCAATGTTAAACGCGTTTCCTTTTATATTTTCAATATTTTTAATTGCCAGCGCAAATGCATGTATTAAATCATCAACATATAGCACATCTCTTACCTGAAAACCATCACCAAAAAGCGTTATACCTTTTTTTTCCAGGTGGTTTATTACAAAGTGAGCAACCCATCCCTGATCTTCATTACCGAATTGATGGGGCCCGTACATGCAGCTCATTCTAAATACAACTGCAGGTAAGTTATAGATTCTTGCATAATCAAGAACATATTGTTCGCTTCCACCCTTTGAACACCCATAGGGACTATGGAAATCCAGATTTCTCCGTTCATTTATACCCTTCATTGCTTGTTCATCGATTGGAATATAACGCTTATTATCCTTTTGAAGCGCTAGATCACAAAGCTGACCGTATACTTTATTTGTTGAAGTGTAGAGAAGAAATTTGCATTTTTTACTTTTTCGCACTGATTCAAGTACATTAATCGTACCGCCGAGGTTCACATCGAAATCTTCTCTTGGGTCATTGATGCTCGTTGTTACTGCCACCTGTGCAGCTAAATGAAAAACAACTGAAGCACATTGAATACAACGGTTAAGATCTGAAGCATTTCTTACATCTGCAATTACCGGTTTAATTTTGTTTCCATGTTGTATACTCAACCACTCTAAATTGTCTTTTGATCCGTTCCGGGACAAATTGTCATAAATAATGACATCGTGGCCAGCCAATGCCAGTCGGTTACATAAATTAGTACCAATGAATCCTGCCCCTCCTGTTACAACAACAGGCCCTTGCAGATTTGTAAAAACCCCATTCATGACCAGAGCCCCCGTTCCACCAGTTCGGCATTAGCTTTTTCAATATTGTCTATTGCAATCTGACCCTCAAGCCATTCAGACATTTCGATAATACCCTGCTTAATGTCTACTTTTGGTCTATAGCCTAAAACATTTTTTGCAAGAGATATATCTGAGAAACAATGTCTTATATCTCCAGCTCTAAACTTTGCACTTATATGAGGCTCCACATCATTTTTTCCTAATACATCCATAAGCATTTGAGCTACTTCATTGATTGTAATTCTCTTTCCGGTCCCAATATTTAATACCTTGTCCTTTATATCAGATTTCAAGACAAGAGAGCATGCAGAAGCTACATCTTTAACACTAACAAAATCTCTGCTTTGATTTCCATCTTCAAAAATTACAGGTGATTTGCTATTTAACAACCTTGATGCAAAAATTGCCATTACCCCGGTGTAAGGGTTACTGAGTGCCTGGCGACTTCCATAAACATTAAAAAAACGCAAAGCTACTACCGGTATACTATAGGCTCTCCCCAGCATTAAACACATCCGTTCCTGATCGTACTTAGATAATGCATACAATGATGTAAGAGAGGGCTTTTTAGTTTCGGGGGTTGGAAGCGCTTTGAGTATGCAACCCGTATTGTCAACGGGATCCCACTGCGCATTCTTTAACTGCTCTGAGCAGCGCTCAACGTTTTCACTACACCCTCCATTAGTGCTTTCATAAAGACCTTCACCATATACGCTCATACTTGATGCAACAACCAGCTTTTCTATGTTTCTTCCTACCAAGCATTCAAGGAGAGTAGCTGTTCCGATATTGTTTATTTCGGTGTATCTTTGAATCTGATACATGCTCTGCCCCACCCCCACGGCAGCAGCAAAGTGGTACACAGCATCCACGCCCTCAAGAGCATATTTCAAACAGTCTTTGTCTCTTACATCACCATAAATAAACTGGACGTCTTTGCTTAGGTATGAAGGTACTTTTGCATCGGGACCATGCACCTGGGAACAGAGATTATCAAGTACCCTGACCCTATAGCCAGATCTCAATAACTCATCAGCGAGATGGGAACCAATGAAACCAGCTCCTCCGGTAATTAGCACTTGTTTACTCATAATAATCCCACCATCATTGTTGATCACTGTTAAATATTTCTATTTATTTCTTTTAATAGTTAATTCAACTTTACTTTAAGGTTGAATCAGAAACTCTGAACCTTTATTGCAATCAACTTTCGTGCCATATTGTAGACATAGTGAATTGTTTTTAAGGTAAGAAGGTAGAGGGCTAATGAACTATCTTTAGTTATAGACTGAAAGTTTTTTAGAGAACATCGTTAGGATCGTATTTCCTATTTTAAGAATGGTAAGAGCAATTAAGCAGCAGGGGTTATATATTTAAGTTGTGAGATTAAATCCCATTTCATCTCTACTTTGAGAAAAATTCTTCCAAACTATTTTGAATTGCTCCTCAGAAAGAGCTTCTCTAAGTGCTTCATAAAAATCAATTTCTTCGTAATCGATATGCCTGTCTATGAAATCTTTTACAATTCTAACCTTTGCACCCCAGCGCTTATGATTCTTTGGAACAGCTTTCATTTCAAAAAGCATTAGTCTAAAAAGGTAATGCTCTTCAATCAACTGATGAATTTCATCTGAACAGTCCACATTCTGATCCAAAAGGCCACGTAGAACCACTTCTTCAAATTTCATATGACTGCTCAACAGGTTATAGAATCGCTCAAAGAGCTTTTCTCTGATCCTAACAGTGCTGATTGCATGCTCTTCCATTTGAGAGAGAATAACACGTAAACGGCTATGCTCATCACTGAGCAGTCCGGATGACTGCATAGATATGCTACTCCTGGTAAAACAATGGTCACTCTGGGTTCAATTGGATTTTAAGCAACACTTATACCACCCCCACAATCTCTTTTTTACGTAGATTCTGCGATGTTTTTCAATTTCAATTTCCACTTTCGGGAAATTACTCCTTTTTTAATAAACCACGTCTATAAATCTGCCTGCTTCAATTCAATTCTATGATGGTTCGCATTTTGCTTTAAAAACATCTCACATCATTTTTGCACAAACCATACGCCCTGTAATAAAGGAGTTTAAATGAGGCTCAACAGTCTTGAGGACCTTCTTCAAAACCAGATATTAAAGTTATACAACTCCGAACTCCAAATATCCCAAATTCTTCCGGTTCTTACAGAAGCTTCCTATTCCTCTGATCTACGACAGACCTTTCTTGCCCATCTTCGCAGAACAGAGGAACAGATGAAAAGACTGGAAAAGGTGTTAAAAATATTGAATGTTGAACACGACGGTGAGTGGTGTATTGCTGCAGAGGGGCTCCTCAATGAATGCAAGGAACTGTTCAGAGTTGAAGCTGATCCTGCAGTCAAAGACACAGCCCTTATTTATGCTGCTCAGCGATTAACGCAGTACGAAGTGTCTTGTTATTGTGCCGCCCATACTTCCGCTCGCGAAATTGGTTATGATGAAGTGGCAGAAATACTTGAAGAGATTCTGGAAGAAGAGTGTGGGATAGACAAACAGCTTAATAGTCTTGCCAAAGGCGGTTTTTTTTCTATAGACTCAAAAACCGAGTAAGAAGGGAAACAAAAAAATGTCGGTTGAACTTATAACTCCTCAGTGGCTAATGAATAACCAAGGTAAAGAGGACCTAATCATTATCGATTCACAGCCCGACATCTATGATTACCTCTATGAGCATATTCCTGGCTCTATATACATCAGTGATAAATTATGGCGAAGCTGGGAAGATAATATACCAACTCGTTATCAACCAGAAGCGCTAATTGAGGAGATGCTTAGAAGATCTGGCATCCACTCTACCAGTACCGTTGTGGTGTATTCTTCTCAAGGTGCCTTCTCTAACTCCGGAGATGGTCTTGAAGGAGCAATGTGTTGCTATTCGCTCTTCCGGTATGGTGTAAAGAAAGTTTATTTTCTTAATGGCGGGTTAAGAGAATGGATAAAAGCTAACGGCAACTTAACCAGAGAATATCCTATGGTAAAAAAGGGGGATTTCAAAACTGCTATACAAAATGACCTGTTCCTAAGTTATAACCAGTTTCTTGAGCTAAAAGACCAAAACACATCTTTTATTGTTGATGTGCGCCCCCCCGCGTCATACGAAGAATCAGGCGTATGGGAAAAGCAGGGCCATATTCCCAAGGCAGTAAATATACCCTGGAAGACCTTTATGGATCATAATAATTCCTATCTTTTCCAAAGTGCAGAACACATTAGAAAAATGGTAACAGAACGGGGAGCAACAGAAGCTAAAACAATTATTTGTTATTGCGGAACAGGTCGTGAAGCGACAAACGCCTTTATTGCCTTCAAATGGATTCTAAACTATCCCAGAGTGTACCTCTATGAAGGGTCATTTACGGAGTGGTGTTCATATAAACAAAATCCAACAGTTATAGGTAAATCCCCCATCTAAAAAACAAGGAGGGTGCATGCTTGGCTGGTTAATACTTTTTCTTATCATTGCCATCATAGCAGGCATTTTGGGTTTCACCGGCATTGCTACAGCAGCAGCAGGAATCGCACAAATAATATTTTATCTCTTTATCATACTTCTTATAGTCTCTTTAGTAATATATGCCTCAAAAACGGGTAAAAAGGCTTAATTTTGGTCCGAAGTTACTAATAGAAAGACCCAGAGGTGCGTACAATCCTGAGACAATACCCCCTATCCTTTATTACCTCATTTGCGGTTATTAACCAAACACCCAAACGCCACATCTACAACTTGGCTTAAACCGGAGCCGAAACATATTTTATCAAACCCAGATCTTTCAACTATAAAAGGAATTGAATACATGGCAGTGCCTACAGGTCCAAGAGGAACTCGGGATTTTTATCCTGAAGATATGGCTTTTCAACAGTTTATCTTCGATTCATGGAGAAAAAGTAGCGAAAAATATGGTTTTGAGCAGTGCGAAGGTCCAATGTTTGAACATCTTGAGGTATATAGCAAAAAATCAGGAAACGAGATAGAAAAACAATTGTATTCTTTTGAGGACAAAGGTGGTCGCTCTCTTTCCCTTCGTCCAGAACTTACTCCCACCGTCGCTCGTATGGTTGCTTCCAGAGGTACAAATCTTAAACGTCCTGTACGATGGTACTCAATTCCCCGCCTATTCAGATACGAGAAGATGCAGAGAGGACGGTTACGGGAATTTTTTCAGCTCAATATGGATTTGCTTGGAATCGAAGACGTAAGTGCTGATGCGGAGCTCATAGCTGCTTCTATTTCTATGATGCGTGATTTTGGGTTCTCCTCACAGGACTTTAAGGCTCGCATATCCAGCCGTACCTTGCTGGAAGAGCTGTTTGAGAGCATTGGCATACCAAAAACCCGACATGGTGCGCTTTATGCTCTGTTGGATAAAAAACACAAAATACCATCTGATATCTACGATGTTGAATTGGAAAAAACGGTAGGAGATTGCTGCATCCGCGATAAAGTTAAAAATATTTTCTCTTTGGTTTCTTTGGATGAAGTCGAAGAAAAATTTGGTCTTTTACCTTCCGTAAAAAATTTAAAACATCTCTTTTCCCTGTTAAACTCATATGGGATGAAAGACTATACGGTTTTTGATATTGGGATTGTAAGAGGTCTGGCTTATTATACAGGTGTTGTCTTTGAATTGTTTGATGTAGATAAGAGCATGCGTGCTATAGCCGGGGGTGGACGTTATGATACCCTGATAAAACTATATGGCGGCCCACCAACTCCTGCGGTAGGATTTGCGGCCGGAGATGTAGTATTAGGTGACTTTTTGAAGGAAAAAGGAATCCAGCCTCCACTCCCACCAAGAAGTGATATATTCCTTGTATCTATTAATATTTCTTATGATGAAATAATTAAAACAGCACAAATACTAAGACAAAATTCAATAAGCTGCGAGTTCTCATTACGAGAGAATATCGCTGTGGGTAAACAACTAAAAGCAGCAAATGCCGCAAGAGCAAAATATGTGCTTTTCGTTGGAGGTGAGGAATACAACGAAGGCAAATTGAGACTAAAAGATATGGAAACAGGTTCCGAGGAGCTCTTTGTTAGTAGTGATTTAATTTCAATAATCCTTAAAAAACTCTAATTTCTAATCTGTGCAGTATAGGCTTTGACAGCTGTGCCATTTTTTTGCAGAGTTGATAGTTCTGTTTGAATTTCATTCATCCTTTTTCTTATATACTCTGCAGCTCTTTTATCCATCTCTACAATATATTCAATATGATTTTTGATTTCTCTTACAATAGGATTCTCCTGATCTTTTTCGTGTATATTACCTTTAAGCGGTTCTACTTTAGATAACAGATTTGATCTAAGATCAAGTAAGCACTGTAAATCCTCTTCGGTGGGTTCATAAAGAAACTCTTCAGTTAATTGTCTGATCTGCAAATAGCAGTCTCTAATCTGTTTTAAACATCCAACACTCATGTTTTAACCCCTTACGGTTAGCCCTGAAGATTCTTTCCTGCTTGCAGCCTGGGTTTTAACTTTTAAAGATGCTTCTGCCCATGCCGACCTGAGAGTTTCAAGATACCCCAGTACTTCAACCAATTTTTCTTTTTTACTCTTTACACTTGCATCTACAAGGGTTCGGAGCATATAATCGTATAACTTATAGAGATTAATCGCAACCTCTCCGACTTCTAAATTAAGAGAGCTTACCAGTTCAGTTATAGCATCCTGTACTTTAAACATATGGTTTGTTCTCTCTTCAAGTAATCTATAATCATCAAATTTCTCAAGTGCAAGTTTCGAATGCTTAATAGCAACATCATAAGCTATTATTATTAGTTTACCCTGATCAGCTGTATCTACACTCGTATTTTTATAAGCACTGTATCCCTGTTTCACTTTTACTCCCGGTTAAGCCATATTTCCCAATGTTTGCATCATGTTCATACTCTGAGATTGAAGCTGGCTCATTGCCTGCTCCATATCCGTAAACTGCCTTACCAGTCTGGCTCTATAACGTTCAATTCTGTCTTTAAGTTGATCTATTCTATTATCGGCATTTTTTATACTTCTTCGCCATGAATCTTGTCTTAAGCTTATCAATCCCTCATCAGAATTTGTTATACGGCTGACCGTATCATCCAGAGTACTTGAAAGTCCTTTGGATAAAGTAAATGTAGATTGCCCATCACCAATACTCCCCATGGGAGCCGTAATTGTCAGTCCTTTGGCAGGACCTTCATTAAATGAAACTACATCTCCAACTCTTCTTCTTGATGTAAACCATTCATCCGTTCCATCCAACCGTATTCTAAGGTGCTCATCATCAATCTCTTCGATAATATATTGTCCGCTCCTGGTATCATTACTACTTGTGCCCATAAACACCTGTTCATTGTCACTAATACCAGTAGTTACAAATAAGCGCATTACATCATCCAAATTCTCTTCTAAAGCCCTTGTAAACATATCCTGATCAAGCGATAGTTCACCTGATTTAGGATCAGTTTTAAGTCCTACCATAGTAAAATTTTGTAACGATGTATCAAAGAGATCAAATTGTTGACGAAAAGCTGAATTGACTTGGTTGAGTATATTATTTGCAGTCATATCTCCAGCCAAAGCACCTCGACGGGTATTACCTTCATCGGTTGGATCTCCCATTGTAGTCTCTCTTTTTACAAATCTCAATAAATCATTATATGAATTGATTAGATCTGTAAATTTTTCCTGTATTGTATCATGATCCCTGTCCAATGAAACAGTAACCCTTTCAGTACTTGTACCATGAATGTCAAGGGTTACGCCGGTGAGAAATCCGCTACTGGAATTAGTGCTGGATTTCATTGCAATTCCCTCAACACTAAAGTGAGCATCCTTACCCACATTCAAAACACCAGCTCCTGATACCCCTACAGCATCTATACCGATATCAATATCTGTTGAACCGAGAGAAAGAGAAGACATAGTAAGAGCTGAACTACCTGTAACCTTATCACTTATCAAAAGTTCACCATTCTCACTCACACTTACATCAACCATATCGTTATAGGTATGTTGTATGTGCTTTAATAAATCTTCAATAGTAGAGGAATCATTTTTAATAAAAGTACCCGAAACTGTATTGCCATTGTGGTCGGTACCCGAATAGGTAATCGACTCACCAACTACCAGAGATTCAAATTGTGATTCAATATCTAAAGATGAGCGAAGAACCTGATTTATATTTCCTTTATCTCCCTCAGCATTTACAATAATTCCTAAATCCTGCAGCGTAGTGCCAGAAATGTCTCTATATTCTATACCCTCAGAACCAGTATTTCGAGATGAAAGTATGAGACGATAATCATCATCACTAACTCTCATAACCGATGCATTCACATCCAAGGGTCGACCATCTTCATTAGTCGCATTATTGATCTTCATCCTAAGATCTTGAATAGTGTCGGTTTCATTTATAGTTATAGAAGCCCCGTCGACGCTTATTTCACCAACCCCAATTCCAAGCTCCGAAAGTGATGTATTTTGGCTTGTAACCCTTCCTGCAACACTGGCCATTTTCTCATATTCAGCAGTCTGAAATACCCTAACATCATAGCTTCCATCAACACTACCCGTTCCCCCTGAAATCGTAGCCACACTTTCGTTGGTTGAATGGGTATTAAATACATCAAATGAAGTTATCTTAGATAGTTCACTGGCTTTGGACTGAATATCTGAAAGTAGTCCCTGAAGACTGGAATAAGCATCAATTCTAACCTGATAGGCACTTTTATTCACTTCTACTGCGCGAACCTTGTCATACTCAATATTTACCAGCGATTCAATAATATAGCCAGTATCAATTCCTGATGGTCCGTTAATCGAGATGCCCATACTCTTACCCTCATTTAAGCTTCGTTTATTAATCCTTCTATCTTTATCGGTTTTTGCCGTTCAAAACTTAATAACTTTGTTACATTCCAATAAATACTATATATAATAATTGACTTTTTCTATCGTCTCTGCTATCTTTAAGTAATGAGCGATCGCAAACTTGGCTATATTATCCTTTCCTTTCTCCTGCTTTTTATCATAATCAGCATTGGGTATTTCTTCGGTTCAAGCACCTCAGGATACTCACTCAAAGTTTTTTTTGAAAAAAGTGGTGGTCTGAATCTCCATGACCCTGTATATATTAGCGGAGTTCAACGTGGTTCAGTGCAAAATATAACACCCACCAAATATGGTATTGTCACCGAAATTTATCTTGAAGACTCAATTAAACTGTTTGGGGACGTTGTAATAGAACTTTTACCTGAAGGATTAATGGGTCAAAGGATGATAAATATCTCTCCGGGTACCCCTAATTCAAAACATCTCTCAACAGACACTCTCCTCACAGGTTCGTTCAAAATGGGTCCACCGGAAGCTCTTGCCTATGTAGACACACTACATAAGATCGTAAAAAGCTTGTCCGATCTTAGCACTATTTTGCTCCTGGGCTCAGAAACCAGAAACTCCCTGATTGATGATTTTTCTAAAGCATGTCTAACCTTTGATACAATAATGATGAATTTAACAAGTTTTACTCAAAAAACAAATTCTGATATCAATTTAGCTATGGGGTCTTTTTCCGGAGCTTTAAATCAAGCAATGTTTCTTACTCAAAAGGCTTCATCTGTTACCCCTGAAACCTTGTTATCCCTATCTAACTTACTAAATAAAACCGAAACGCTTGTCAACCATATTGATGAACTATTGCACCTTGCTTCATCAGCAATCGAGCCTTTACAGGATCCTGATCCAATTATTGGGGCAGATGAGCTGGAAAGGATGAAAAAACAACTTCTATCAATCCGTGAGCAAGCTGAGATGATTAGAGCTTATGGACTACCACTGCGCATCAGATTTTGGTGAAAACTAAAAGCTTCATCTGCATTAAGCCCTTAATAGTTATGCCACACTGCAAAACAATAATTTCTGTATTTTTTTTTAAGTTTTAGAAATAAATAGCCCAGATTGATTCATCAAACGCAACCGTAACCTTTTGTCATTCGTTTTTTAATTTTTTTAGAATTTTTGCTTTGAAGATGTGACTATTGAATTTATATTCTTTTTGCAATTCTGATCACCTGTTTAATGTGGATAAACCTTTGTGGATAACTGGTGGAGATGGTGTTGATAAAGCGTGGAAAACTTGTTGAGACTACCAACCGAACTAACTTTTTCTCACTCTATCGCACTGTATTTCAAGAACTTGCAATTAATATTACATTTTTTCTGTTATTGCCGGTTTATATAGGCTTAATTTAATCATTTTTCTCCATGTCAATTTTAAGGTGTGTTGATAACATGTTGGCAGACAATCTATCTCAGGATTTACCAGTTACATCTCTTTGGCAAAACTGCCTCTCAAAAATACAACATAAAGTTGGACCTGCAAGTTATGAAACATGGTTTAGAACTACAGATCTCAAAGTTGGACCTAATGGAGATGTTTCCCTTCTGGTTCCAAATCAGTTTTTTGCGGATTTTATTGAGGAACATTTCTCCACTCTGATTTCAGAGGTATTAAAAGAGAACTCTGTAGAGGTTACCAGTCTTTCTTTTGTACCAACTGAAAAAGACTGGAAAATTGTACAGCCACTCACTGAAGAGCTAACTGAAACACAAGAGAGAAAAATTCCACATGTTGTTCAGAAAAATGATCAATTTCACCCAAATTATCGCTTTGAGAGCTATGTAGTTGGTGACAGCAACAGAATGGCTCATGCTGCGGCCCTTGCGGTAGCCGAAGCACCAGGTAAAACCACCTTCAACCCTCTTATTATCTATGGTGGCACCGGATTAGGAAAAACCCATCTGCTTCAGGCGATTGGTCATTTTGCACAAACTGAGGGAACAGCGGATAATGTTGTTTATCTTACCAGTGAAGAATTTACCAATCAGTACATTAATTATGTAGTGAACAAAAAAGATTCAACTTCATTTTATAAAAAGTTTTCTGATGTTGATCTGCTTTTAATAGACGACATTCAGTTCTTTAGTGGAAAACCGGGAACACAGAAGGAATTTTTTAGGATTTTTAACAAGCTTCTGCTCAATAACAAACAGATTGTTCTTTCTTCAGACAGACAGCCAGACAAGATTCCCGATATGATGGATCACATCATAAACCGATTCATGGGTGGACTTAATACCGACATTCAACCCCCTAATCTTGAAACCAGAATCGCAATACTTCGCAAAAAGGCAGAAACTGATGGTTTAATTCTTCCCGAAGAGGTACTTCAGTATATTGCCGGTCATATTACTTCAAACGTCAGAGAACTTGAAGGCACTTTGATAAAACTCATTGCGTCCTCCTCTTTTACTGGTAGAGATATCACGTTAGATGTAGCAAAGCAGTTATGCGGAGATGCCATCTCAAGCAAAGAAGAACGGCTTTCAATAAAATTCATTCAGCAAAAAACTGCTGAGGAGTTCTCAATCAGCGCAAATCAGTTTGCCGCTCATACACGCAAAAAAGAAGTTGCTCTTCCCCGCTCTGTAGCTATGTATCTTTGCAAAAAATGGACACGACAATCACTTAGAAGTATAGGGCTTGAATTTGGTGGACGCGATTACTCCACTGTTATCCATTCATTTAAGAAAATCGAAGCTGAATTAGAGAAAAACAACGATTTAAAAGCACGAGTGAATGCAATAGAGCAAATCCTTGAAGGACATGGTTAAGCCTCTCTGTTAACCGATATTTTCATTCCATTGCCTAAGGGACTCTAAAGCTCTGCTGCACAGGAGTTCCTTTTTCCTCTTTTTTCCATCTCTTTTCTTAAATAGTTCCTGAGATAGAGGTGGGAAAAGCCCAAAGTGAATATTTGATGGCGAAAAAGGTTCCTGTGTTGATGAAGTAACGTGCCTGAGCATGGCTCCAAGGGCAGTCTCTTGTGGTGCAGGAGGCAATATTTCACCATCCAGTTTTGCTTTTGCAAATAAAGCGGCCATATGTCCGGTCGCAATACTTTCGGTATAGCCTTCGTTACCACACATCTGACCAGCCATAAAGAGATGAGGATATTTTTTTAAAGACAGATTATAGTTAAGTAATTTTGGTGAGTCCACATAAGTATTTCTATGTATACTTCCAAACCGAAGGAACTCTGCATTCTCAAGCCCCGGAATCATTCTGAACACAATTTTTTGTTGAGGAACTGTCAACCTGGTTTGAAACCCGACCATATTGTAACTATCGCCCCCTGCATCTTCCTTCCTAAGTTGACACAATGCATAGGGACGTTTTCCTGTGCGGGGATCCACAAATCCAACAGGACGTAATGGACCGAAAGCCAAACATTTATACCCCCGCTCAGCCATAACTTCAACCGGTAAACAAGCCTCAAAAAAGCGCATGCTTTCAAACTCTCTGGCATTGGTACGATCGGCGTCCCTGAGTGCAGTATAGAAGGAATTATACTCTTCTTCTGAAAAAGGGCAGTTTAAATAATCCTTGTTTTCTGCATCTCTTCTTGAAGCATGAAAGGCTACACTCATATCTATAGAGTCTGCATCGATTATTGGTGCAATTGCATCGTAGAAATGAAGTTTTGTTGAAGATACATTTTCCTGTATCCAGGATGTCAGTTTTTGAGAAGCAAGAGGGCCTGCAGCTACAATACACGGCGCCCCATTAACAGGAAGTGAAGTTATCTCTTTTCGTATGAGATCTATTCGTGGCTCCTGCTCAATCAAATCTAAAACATATTTAGAAAAATGCTCACGGTTAACTGCAAGTGCAGCTCCAGCGGGAACAGCGGTCTCTTTGGCCGCTTTAATCACAGGACTCCGAAGTTCAATAAGTTCTTCTTTAAGCAAACCATGCGCAGAAGGTGGCTCTTTAGCTTTAAAAGAGTTTGAACACACAAGTTCAGCAGGCATTTGAGTCTTGTGAGCCGGAGATATGAAATGGGGTCTGGCTTCAAACAGGGTTACATTTACCCCCATTGAAGCCAACACCAATGCAGCTTCCGATCCAGCCAAACCGGCTCCAACAACTGTAACCCGATTTTCCGCAATCATCTACTTTTCCTGCTGAAGCTGTTCTGTTGAGGTTGTCTCTGTAGTAGTTTCACCTTCTTCAGGGTATTCAACTTTGCAGGAAAGACAGCGTAGAAAAACACCCTTCCTTTTGTTTTCTTTTCTTACCAGGATTGGATACCCGCATTTTTCACATTTTTTATCAACGGGTGGGTCCCAGGAAGCAAACGTACAATTTGGATAATTGCTGCAACCAAAAAATACTTTACCTCTTCTGGTCTTACGCTGCACAATCGCTCCGTCGCACCCTTCCTGCGGACAGGTAACCCCTGTAGAGATGGAACGGGTATTTTTACAATCCGGATACTTTGAACACCCAAGAAACTTGTTGCCCTTAATGGACAGCACCACCATTGG
Encoded proteins:
- a CDS encoding NAD-dependent epimerase/dehydratase family protein → MNGVFTNLQGPVVVTGGAGFIGTNLCNRLALAGHDVIIYDNLSRNGSKDNLEWLSIQHGNKIKPVIADVRNASDLNRCIQCASVVFHLAAQVAVTTSINDPREDFDVNLGGTINVLESVRKSKKCKFLLYTSTNKVYGQLCDLALQKDNKRYIPIDEQAMKGINERRNLDFHSPYGCSKGGSEQYVLDYARIYNLPAVVFRMSCMYGPHQFGNEDQGWVAHFVINHLEKKGITLFGDGFQVRDVLYVDDLIHAFALAIKNIENIKGNAFNIGGGPQNAVSLLETIDFISELDGAEANKIYAPWRSGDQKFYISDFSDFSVKTGWEPKVSWRNGVKRLYRWLSENRISKVSMEKENVG
- a CDS encoding sulfurtransferase; translation: MSVELITPQWLMNNQGKEDLIIIDSQPDIYDYLYEHIPGSIYISDKLWRSWEDNIPTRYQPEALIEEMLRRSGIHSTSTVVVYSSQGAFSNSGDGLEGAMCCYSLFRYGVKKVYFLNGGLREWIKANGNLTREYPMVKKGDFKTAIQNDLFLSYNQFLELKDQNTSFIVDVRPPASYEESGVWEKQGHIPKAVNIPWKTFMDHNNSYLFQSAEHIRKMVTERGATEAKTIICYCGTGREATNAFIAFKWILNYPRVYLYEGSFTEWCSYKQNPTVIGKSPI
- the fliS gene encoding flagellar export chaperone FliS, with the translated sequence MKQGYSAYKNTSVDTADQGKLIIIAYDVAIKHSKLALEKFDDYRLLEERTNHMFKVQDAITELVSSLNLEVGEVAINLYKLYDYMLRTLVDASVKSKKEKLVEVLGYLETLRSAWAEASLKVKTQAASRKESSGLTVRG
- a CDS encoding DUF892 family protein, whose protein sequence is MRLNSLEDLLQNQILKLYNSELQISQILPVLTEASYSSDLRQTFLAHLRRTEEQMKRLEKVLKILNVEHDGEWCIAAEGLLNECKELFRVEADPAVKDTALIYAAQRLTQYEVSCYCAAHTSAREIGYDEVAEILEEILEEECGIDKQLNSLAKGGFFSIDSKTE
- a CDS encoding DUF1328 domain-containing protein, yielding MLGWLILFLIIAIIAGILGFTGIATAAAGIAQIIFYLFIILLIVSLVIYASKTGKKA
- a CDS encoding hemerythrin domain-containing protein; its protein translation is MQSSGLLSDEHSRLRVILSQMEEHAISTVRIREKLFERFYNLLSSHMKFEEVVLRGLLDQNVDCSDEIHQLIEEHYLFRLMLFEMKAVPKNHKRWGAKVRIVKDFIDRHIDYEEIDFYEALREALSEEQFKIVWKNFSQSRDEMGFNLTT
- a CDS encoding GDP-mannose 4,6-dehydratase — its product is MSKQVLITGGAGFIGSHLADELLRSGYRVRVLDNLCSQVHGPDAKVPSYLSKDVQFIYGDVRDKDCLKYALEGVDAVYHFAAAVGVGQSMYQIQRYTEINNIGTATLLECLVGRNIEKLVVASSMSVYGEGLYESTNGGCSENVERCSEQLKNAQWDPVDNTGCILKALPTPETKKPSLTSLYALSKYDQERMCLMLGRAYSIPVVALRFFNVYGSRQALSNPYTGVMAIFASRLLNSKSPVIFEDGNQSRDFVSVKDVASACSLVLKSDIKDKVLNIGTGKRITINEVAQMLMDVLGKNDVEPHISAKFRAGDIRHCFSDISLAKNVLGYRPKVDIKQGIIEMSEWLEGQIAIDNIEKANAELVERGLWS
- the hisS gene encoding histidine--tRNA ligase — its product is MAVPTGPRGTRDFYPEDMAFQQFIFDSWRKSSEKYGFEQCEGPMFEHLEVYSKKSGNEIEKQLYSFEDKGGRSLSLRPELTPTVARMVASRGTNLKRPVRWYSIPRLFRYEKMQRGRLREFFQLNMDLLGIEDVSADAELIAASISMMRDFGFSSQDFKARISSRTLLEELFESIGIPKTRHGALYALLDKKHKIPSDIYDVELEKTVGDCCIRDKVKNIFSLVSLDEVEEKFGLLPSVKNLKHLFSLLNSYGMKDYTVFDIGIVRGLAYYTGVVFELFDVDKSMRAIAGGGRYDTLIKLYGGPPTPAVGFAAGDVVLGDFLKEKGIQPPLPPRSDIFLVSINISYDEIIKTAQILRQNSISCEFSLRENIAVGKQLKAANAARAKYVLFVGGEEYNEGKLRLKDMETGSEELFVSSDLISIILKKL